Proteins from one Falco naumanni isolate bFalNau1 chromosome 2, bFalNau1.pat, whole genome shotgun sequence genomic window:
- the GPR45 gene encoding LOW QUALITY PROTEIN: probable G-protein coupled receptor 45 (The sequence of the model RefSeq protein was modified relative to this genomic sequence to represent the inferred CDS: inserted 2 bases in 2 codons; substituted 7 bases at 7 genomic stop codons): protein MLFMTVTGFLGAIIISLVTYXKPAVCSAISFLLATSASLTLCCLAATVVAVNWTSGAHFCQNSAMLYXLFVLEGVXIWMISVDHFLNTVXRQHXLKSHRAKVTAAFSFNAFCIAFPPPTGWMVGEMXTRVLQGVFPAGXANKVMLVAVKFFIPFSIMLHSNLCIPNTLWKSVLSTHHVHCLCFSQRNKLDLMGLXKPCQVNVDQNFKSXFTIVPILLVGFLPYQLPSYAVHNLWHPVDPWTIVSACAAWMKAYPVVYYPSTKML from the exons ATGTTGTTCATGACTGTTACTGGATTTTTAGGTGCTATTATTATCAGCCTCGTTACCTACTGAAAACCTGCTGTGTGTTCAGCCATCAGCTTTCTGTTGGCAACCTCGGCCTCTTTGACCCTATGTTGTCTTGCAGCTACGGTTGTTGCAGTGAACTGGACCTCTGGGGCACATTTCTGCCAAAACTCGGCTATGCTCTATTGATTATTTGTCTTGGAAGGAG CCATCTGGATGATTAGTGTGGACCATTTTCTAAACACTGTCTAGAGGCAACACTAGCTGAAATCCCACCGTGCCAAAgtcacagctgctttctcttttaatgCTTTCTGCATTGCCTTTCCTCCGCCGACTGGATGGATGGTTGGGGAAATGTAAACCAGGGTTCTCCAGGGTGTATTTCCTGCTGGCTGAGCTAACAAAGTGATGCTTGTTGCAGttaaatttttcattcctttcagcATCATGCTGCACTCCAACCTTTGCATCCCAAACACCCTCTGGAAGAGCGTTCTGAGCACCCACCATGTCCACTGCCTTTGCTTCAGCCAAAGGAACAAACTTGACCTGATGGGGCTGTAGAAACCTTGCCAAGTTAATGTAGACCAGAACTTCAAGA TCTTCACTATAGTTCCCATTTTGCTTGTTGGATTTTTACCCTACCAGCTCCCCAGCTACGCAGTGCACAACCTTTGGCATCCAGTAGATCCCTGGACCATTGTTAGCGCCTGTGCTGCCTGGATGAAGGCTTACCCTGTCGTCTACTATCCGAGCACCAAGATGCTTTAA